A DNA window from Brachionichthys hirsutus isolate HB-005 chromosome 10, CSIRO-AGI_Bhir_v1, whole genome shotgun sequence contains the following coding sequences:
- the ltn1 gene encoding E3 ubiquitin-protein ligase listerin: protein MGGKNKQRTKGNVRPSSSSRAAEALTRDGGVIPGFMGFGTAVNVQRSYVPAVHGAEDIDNLVDADFRLVLRKLSKRDVVTRMKAVQDFGSMCQERDAEEVKGVLPYWPRIYCRISVDCDRRIREATQQAFEQLVLKVGRSLAPFLKSLMGHWILSQCDTSTPAASAACRAFEAAFTTAKQPEALGFCKEEILNVLQGVLLKDTADTLSDPQSLTEEAREAKYVRMLTSSLLGVKRLLSLLLPSDRTALEQRLAHLVNSGKFWKYSRHQSPQVRGAFFETACALCEFTPRLVEAEAARLCPAVLLSADDTDPAVFPTVWRAVLHVVSTIPGCWTHVNAKKGFLPKLWVLLKEGGKGMAKALHPSLMPLLSKLPQEVTEPTLDFYTVFFTSFIQGLSSERAATSPSESAVIVTSVVECLRYCVMCHIQQEEGHGEIRTMLISQQLLPLLEKAINSPSLQNGPLFLLVTDMLASWEKKAGLYSDGETNGSKDVFQGLLAVFWEELGAMFVRYADREEADAQALEGIAALLQVMRYPEKVKRKHILKKKSVKICFSKPEDNENAGVEGDAVEKPAKTVLNEETSGSPQTQHFEDVVCQLAQLCLAHVKETKSEKHLVFLSLLLQSFHTPRVFRTLVQWDDKAKDEVIMKNPAMQFLLQQVVPWLAEEGRGDTKHLVEMVFSSLCCCSRQETTRILNHIATMDLQWGVILQIIQRARAAPDSLRSCGDWLKGPVLGELLLALAEELCEVGRIPSRLVSPTNDHGWTLISLVLSQHHNNEPLIGPVYMGKILEKLHTTLSETKILSDAGNMEPLISFICDVASTFFSSVQSCLLLPSAEELLLTVFHLTAHDQTASLLSDKLRKLCVAGVRTLVHHSDDEIKAGGFLHSAATWTKNQLLSVSLDTKSLPVLVLAVQTVVETIASVCSKNSCLLIQFFNQLMPSEAEWTQIRRALPPQWVKTPLLSSCHRGICENSSIDMWKFRLSARLPAHLCASALLGKMVHLVASAPYEEKDTACPSNKLNLKCTVSELLFALQWCKEVEYSPSVVAAYHGLLTDWGLSEGLRGLVPMNDLLEALYSRSMTDGGLWSLTLENYIHTDDLAASCSAAVRTLYCSVDSFFPLSRSKLSTLQALCPTMTRGDRETIVTRTAAGILNWRDEDDVFGCLAGLLCCLGSNTPVEEKTLQAVLATVMEWRNSKEGWFLFGSDLSEATPEQLNHAAEMMRFLSWLVTRCSTVLGGSQWDFLLCSMLAWLEAACDNVSSFWNPWVQLFVCENTALVIKLNHFFASSSPDVLEKLPPELAGEWRDFFIEGIYSLMLPLPISITDAFADPDDPAFPLAVLKSVGVALTYVPAKQLKENALPPRFVADQNTNLPEPLQTLLNTFCPLLLFKARPLQIAVYHLLETVMPQLPECDGEGDNSKSDDDGDEPCLSPPASLMTVLSTCEELCESILAGIQVGEFAVVQPLSMEYSCILGYLLAWKLLLTFFKSSPSHLRAHYAQYLKKSCALNNLLRHVFKLMPESPVYPGQGSEMKETKTFFTESLSLVVDKNEGVEHELQHLACGVYYSTVKDLPAMVRLWWNSQEKRVSSAVEKFTIKYISPVLSAEEISSVHASTQMFDSMTVKARSAAREVIATYSVDDIFIELVIQLPQNYPLGAIAVESGRRVGVAVQQWRNWMLQLSTYLTHQNGSIMEGLALWKNNVDKRFEGIEDCMICFSVIHGSNYSLPKKGCRTCKKKFHSACLYKWFTSSNKSTCPLCRESFF from the exons ATGGGTGGCAAAAATAAACAGCGAACTAAAGGAAATGTTCGG CCGTCCAGTAGCAGCCGAGCTGCCGAGGCTCTGACTCGGGACGGCGGCGTAATTCCCGGCTTCATGGGCTTCGGCACGGCGGTCAATGTTCAGCGGAGTTACGTCCCCGCTGTCCACGGCGCGGAGGACATAGATAACCTCGTGGATGCTGACTTCCGTCTGGTCCTCAGGAAACTGTCCAAGAGGGACGTTGTCACCAGAATGAAG GCTGTGCAGGACTTTGGGTCTATGTGCCAGGAACGGGATGCAGAAGAGGTTAAAGGCGTCCTGCCTTACTGGCCCAGGATCTACTGCAGGATATCAGTG GACTGTGATCGGCGCATCAGGGAGGCAACCCAGCAAGCCTTTGAACAGCTGGTGCTCAAGGTGGGACGCAGCTTGGCCCCCTTTCTGAAGAGCCTGATGGGCCACTGGATTCTGTCCCAGTGTGACACTTCCActcctgcagcctctgcagCATGTCGGGCCTTCGAGGCTGCGTTCACAACCGCCAAACAGCCCGAGGCGCTCGGCTTCTGCAAAGAGGAAATCCTCAAC GTGCTACAGGGTGTTCTGTTAAAGGACACTGCTGATACACTGAGTGATCCACA AAGCCTGACAGAGGAGGCGAGAGAAGCCAAATATGTGCGGATGCTGACCAGCTCTCTGCTGGGGGTGAAGAGACTGCTGTCCCTTCTGCTCCCGAGTGACAGGACGGCCCTCGAGCAAAGACTCGCACATCTTGTTAACTCTGGGAAGTTCTGGAAATACAGCAGGCACCAAAGTCCACAG GTGCGAGGGGCGTTCTTCGAGACGGCGTGCGCTCTGTGTGAGTTCACTCCCCGGCTGGTCGAAGCCGAAGCAGCTCGACTTTGCCCAGCCGTTCTCCTCAGCGCCGATGACACGGATCCTGCGGTGTTTCCTACCGTTTGGCGGGCGGTTCTCCACGTTGTGTCAACAATCCCG GGTTGCTGGACACATGTGAATGCTAAGAAAGGATTCTTACCAAAACTTTGGGTGCTTCTGAAAGAGGGTGGCAAAGGCATGGCTAAAGCGCTGCACCCCAGTTTGATGCCCCTCCTCAGCAAACTGCCCCAAGAGGTCACCGAACCAACCTTGGACTTCTACACCGTCTTCTTCACTTCATTTATACAAgg TCTCTCTAGTGAGCGCGCAGCAACGAGCCCATCAGAAAGTGCAGTTATAGTGACTTCGGTTGTCGAGTGCTTGAGATACTGCGTGATGTGCCACATTCAGCAGGAGGAGGGTCACGGAGAAATCCGGACCATGCTTATTTCACAGCAG CTCCTGCCGCTCCTGGAAAAGGCCATCAACAGTCCCTCCCTACAGAACGGTCCACTTTTCCTTCTGGTCACTGACATGCTTGCGTCCTGGGAGAAGAAGGCCGGTTTATACAGCGACGGTGAAACAAATGGCAGCAAGGATGTCTTTCAGGGGCTCCTGGCAGTTTTCTGGGAGGAGCTTGGTGCCATGTTTGTGCGTTATGCTGACAGGGAGGAAGCAGATGCACAGGCTTTGGAAGGCATTGCCGCTTTGTTGCAG GTGATGCGCTACCCGGAGAAAGTAAAAAGAAAGCACATCCTGAAGAAGAAATCTGTCAAGATTTGTTTCTCCAAGCCGGAGGACAATGAGAACGCTGGAGTTGAGGGCGATGCTGTCGAGAAGCCTGCGAAGACGGTTCTGAATGAGGAGACATCTGGGTCCCCGCAGACCCAGCATTTTGAGGATGTGGTGTGCCAGCTGGCCCAGCTGTGCCTGGCGCATGTGAAGGAGACAAAGTCTGAGAAGCAtcttgttttcctctcccttctcctgcaGTCTTTTCACACACCCAGGGTCTTCAGA ACATTGGTCCAATGGGATGATAAGGCAAAGGATGAGGTGATCATGAAGAACCCGGCGAtgcagttcctgctgcagcaggtggTGCCGTGGCTGGCGGAGGAAGGGCGCGGCGACACCAAGCACCTTGTGGAAATGGTGTTCAGTtcactctgctgctgcagcaggcagGAGACCACGCGCATCCTCAATCACATCGCCACG ATGGATTTACAGTGGGGCGTTATCCTTCAGATTATACAGCGG GCACGTGCAGCTCCTGATTCTCTGAGGAGCTGTGGCGATTGGCTGAAAGGCCCCGTTCTGGGAGAGCTGCTCCTGGCTTTGGCTGAGGAGCTGTGTGAGGTGGGACGCATCCCCTCCAGGCTCGTGTCCCCTACAAACGACCACGGTTGGACGCTTATCAGCCTGGTCCTCTCGCAGCACCACAACAATG AGCCTCTGATTGGGCCCGTCTACATGGGAAAGATCTTAGAGAAGCTCCACACCACTCTGTCTGAGACCAAAATTCTGTCGGACGCAGGCAACATGGAGCCGCTCATCTCCTTCATTTGTGACGTGGCCTCCACGTTCTTCTCCTCTGTACAAAGCTGCCTCCTGCTCCCCTCTGCTGAGGAACTCCTGCTCACCGTCTTTCATCTCACAGCCCACGACCAAACAGCCAGCCTCCTGTCCG ATAAACTGAGGAAACTGTGCGTTGCTGGGGTTCGGACTTTGGTCCACCACTCTGATGACGAGATCAAAGCAGGTGGATTCCTTCATTCTGCAGCCACATGGACGAAAAACCAACTCCTCTCTGTTTCACTTGACACGAAAAG TTTGCCGGTTCTGGTTTTGGCTGTTCAGACCGTAGTGGAGACGATCGCCTCAGTCTGCAGCAAAAACTCCTGTTTGCTCATCCAGTTCTTCAACCAGTTGATGCCCAGTGAGGCAGAATGGACACAAATCAGGCGAGCCTTGCCTCCCCAG TGGGTCAAAACCCCGTTACTTTCCAGCTGCCATCGTGGAATTTGTGAAAATTCCTCCATTGATATGTGGAAGTTTCGGTTGTCAGCCAGGTTGCCTGCCCACCTGTGCGCCTCTGCCCTCTTAGGGAAGATGGTGCATCTTGTTGCATCCGCACCTTATGAAGAAAAGGACACAGCATGTCCATCAAACAAGCTAAACCTGAAGTGCACAG TTTCAGAACTGTTGTTTGCACTGCAGTGGTGCAAGGAGGTGGAGTACAGCCCTTCGGTAGTGGCTGCGTATCACGGCCTGCTGACTGACTGGGGGCTGTCGGAGGGACTCCGTGGCCTGGTTCCAATGAACGACCTGCTGGAGGCGCTCTACTCCAG ATCAATGACGGATGGAGGTCTATGGTCACTCACTCTAGAAAACTACATCCACACCGACGACTTGGCAGCGTCCTGTAGTGCCGCGGTGAGGACGCTTTACTGCAGTGTGGACAG TTTCTTCCCGTTGTCTCGGAGCAAACTGAGCACGCTCCAGGCGCTCTGCCCCACCATGaccagaggagacagagagaccaTCGTTACCCGCACCGCCGCTGGAATACTAAACTGGCGAGATGAAGATG ATGTCTTTGGGTGCCTGGCCGGACTGCTCTGCTGTCTCGGATCAAATACTCCGGTGGAGGAGAAGACTCTGCAGGCGGTTCTGGCTACTGTGATGGAATGGAGGAACAGCAAGGAGGGCTGGTTCCTCTTTGGCAG CGACTTGTCTGAAGCAACCCCAGAACAGTTGAACCACGCCGCGgagatgatgcgtttcctgtccTGGCTGGTGACTCGCTGCTCGACAGTTCTCGGTGGCAGTCAGTGGGACTTCTTGCTCTGCTCCATGCTGGCCTGGTTGGAG GCTGCCTGCGATAATGTGAGCAGCTTCTGGAACCCGTGGGTGCAGCTGTTCGTGTGCGAGAACACGGCATTGGTTATCAAATTGAACCACTTCTTTGCGTCATCTTCGCCTGATGTTCTCGAGAAGCTGCCTCCAGAACTGGCTGGCGAATGGAGAGACTTCTTCATAGAAGGAATCTACAGCCTGATGCTGCCTCTACCTATCAgcatcacag ATGCCTTCGCCGACCCGGACGACCCTGCGTTCCCTTTGGCGGTCCTTAAGTCGGTCGGTGTGGCTCTGACGTACGTTCCTGCGAAGCAGCTGAAAGAAAACGCCCTGCCACCACGATTCGTTGCGGACCAAAACACCAACCTGCCCGAGCCGCTGCAGACGCTCCTCAACACcttctgtcctctgctgctgtttaagGCCAGGCCTCTGCAGATCGCCGTTTACCACCTGTTAGAAAC GGTCATGCCTCAGCTGCCAGAGTGTGATGGAGAAGGAGACAATAGCAAGTCTGACGATGATGGCGATGAGCCATGCCT CTCTCCGCCGGCGTCTCTAATGACGGTCCTGTCAACCTGCGAGGAGCTGTGTGAAAGCATCCTGGCAGGCATTCAAGTAGGAGAGTTTGCAGTAGTTCAGCCTCTCAGTATGGAGTACTCCTGCATCCTGGGCTACTTGCTGGCATGGAAACTACTCCTCACTTTCTTCAAGTCCTCCCCTTCCCAT CTGCGCGCCCACTACGCCCAGTACCTGAAGAAAAGCTGCGCGCTTAATAACCTCCTCCGCCACGTCTTCAAACTGATGCCCGAGAGCCCCGTCTACCCCGGCCAGGGCTCGGAGATGAAGGAGACTAAAACCTTCTTCACGGAGAGCCTGTCTTTGGTCGTTGACA AGAATGAGGGTGTCGAGCACGAGCTCCAGCACCTGGCCTGCGGCGTGTACTACAGCACCGTGAAGGACCTGCCCGCCATGGTGAGGCTGTGGTGGAACAGCCAGGAGAAGAGAGTGAGCTCAGCCGTGGAGAAGTTCACCATTAAATACATCAGTCCTGTTCTGTCCGCGGAGGAGATCTCGTCTGTCCACGCAAGCACTCAAATGTTCGACAGCATGACT GTGAAAGCCCGCTCGGCAGCGCGAGAGGTGATTGCTACCTATTCTGTGGATGACATCTTCATCGAGTTGGTGATTCAGCTGCCGCAGAACTATCCTCTGGGCGCTATCGCTGTGGAGAGTGGGAGGCGCGTCGGTGTCGCCGTGCAGCAGTGGAGGAACTggatgctgcagctgagcacgTACCTCACACATCAG aatGGGAGTATAATGGAGGGCTTGGCCCTGTGGAAGAACAACGTGGACAAGCGTTTCGAAGGCATCGAGGACTGCATGATCTGCTTCTCTGTAATCCACGGCTCCAACTACTCTCTGCCCAAGAAGGGCTGCCGGACCTGCAAGAAGAAATTCCACTCGGCGTGTTTG TACAAGTGGTTCACGTCCAGCAACAAGTCCACCTGCCCGCTGTGCAGAGAATCCTTCTTTTAA
- the tmem135 gene encoding transmembrane protein 135 codes for MAVLSKIPHSCYEIGHTWSPSCVQSAADIATAALEVSFKIYVPLYLIAAVLRRRKKEYYLKRLLPEILWSTSFLTANAGLYIIFFCLLRKLLGGFHSWSAGFWSALPASYIAILVERKSRRGLLTIYMANLATETLFRMAMTRGIVTPIKHGEVLLFCLTASLYMFFFRSKDGLKGFSFSALKFIIGKEEIPSQPLMEEPGCTRSHEGEMTLKETEERSAERPGSWRRALLGYIRELLQSVCKKGPRHRCCKHYQDNCISYCLKGFVRMFSIGFLIQCCLKVPSAFRQMFSKPSRLPSLFYNKENFQLGAFLGSFVSIYKGTSCLLRWLRNIDDELHALIAGFLAGTSMFFYRSTTISMYLFTKLVETLYFKGIEAGRFPYFPQADTVLYAVSTAICFQAAVMEVQNLRPAYWKFLLRLTKGRFALMNRHVLDAFGTNASRDFKGFVPKLDPRFTTVLPPGADIQLG; via the exons ATGGCTGTCCTCAGTAAAATACCACACAGCTGCTACGAGATCGGCCATACGTGGAGCCCGTCGTGTGTTCAGTCTGCGGCGGACATAGCCACGGCTGCTCTGGAGGTCTCCTTCAAAATATACGTCCCGCTCTACCTG atTGCAGCCGTCttaagaagaaggaagaaagagTACTATTTAAAAAGGCTCCTTCCTGAGATCCTGTGGTCGACCTCCTTCCTCACTGCCAATGCAGGACTTTACATTATTTTCTTCTGCCTTCTCAG GAAACTTTTGGGAGGATTCCACTCCTGGTCTGCCGGGTTTTGGTCGGCGTTGCCTGCTTCTTATATCGCCATCCTCGTGGAACGTAAGAGCAG GAGAGGACTGTTGACAATATACATGGCAAATCTT GCCACTGAGACTTTGTTCCGCATGGCAATGACGCGAGGCATCGTCACACCCATCAAACATGGCGAG GTGCTGCTGTTCTGCCTCACCGCATCGCTCTACATGTTCTTCTTCAG GAGTAAGGATGGTCTCAAAGGCTTTTCGTTTTCTGCATTAAA GTTCATCATTGGGAAGGAAGAGATCCCCTCTCAGCCTCTCATGGAGGAACCCGGCTGCACGAGGTCTCATGAGGGGGAAATGACTTtgaaggagacggaggagaggtcAGCAGAAAGGCCCGGCTCCTGGAGGAGGGCTCTGCTAGGCTACATCAGAGAACTGCTCCAATCAGT ATGCAAAAAGGGTCCAAGGCACAGATGTTGTAAACATTACCAAGACAACTGCATTTCCTACTGCCTTAAA GGTTTTGTCAGGATGTTCAGCATCGGCTTCCTGATTCAGTGTTGTCTTAAAGTCCCCTCAGCATTTCGCCAGATGTTCTCTAAACCCTCGCGGCTCCCTTCTCTATTCTACAACAAAGAAAATTTCCAGCTGGGGGCCTTTCTAGGATCTTTCGTCAGTATCTACAAG GGAACCAGCTGTTTGTTGCGCTGGCTGCGTAACATCGATGATGAGCTCCATGCACTGATTGCAG GCTTCCTGGCTGGCACGTCAATGTTCTTCTACAGAAGCACGACGATCTCCATGTATCTCTTCACAAAgctggtggag ACTCTGTACTTCAAGGGCATCGAGGCCGGACGCTTCCCCTATTTTCCTCAAGCAGACACAGTTCTGTACGCCGTCTCCACTGCTATCTGTTTCCAAGCT GCTGTGATGGAAGTGCAGAACCTCAGGCCTGCCTACTGGAAGTTCCTGCTGCGTTTAACAAAGGGCAG GTTTGCTCTGATGAACAGACACGTGCTGGATGCGTTCGGGACCAACGCTTCCAGGGACTTTAAAGGCTTTGTACCAAAACTGGACCCTCGCTTTACCACGGTGCTTCCACCAGGGGCCGACATCCAGCTCGGATGA